The following coding sequences lie in one Candidatus Sulfotelmatobacter sp. genomic window:
- the pilM gene encoding type IV pilus assembly protein PilM gives MLFGKKQSLVGLDIGSHTIKAVELEGQTNKSYRLTNWGISAPLAEAIVDGEIMDRQMVTDAISNLLESRGIKSRSVVAAVSGRAVIVKKITMNKLSAEDAQQAVYWEAEQHVPYDINDVSLDFEILGPSPADPKQMQVLLVAAKRDMVMSFSDLIREAGLNPLIVDVDSFAAQNALANNYEFTPEEVVAILNIGSEITNINITQGGVPYFTKDLQVGGNTFIEAAQRKFNLSQSEASAAVRGESGANLEMTPVIEQSCEGLATALERAQAYLRTAGEAGAISRIMLCGGAALTPGLSEYLNRRFGVPSEIANPLARIHYDPSLFAGQDVMKVAPLLTVGIGLGLRRLGDKK, from the coding sequence ATGCTCTTCGGAAAGAAGCAGTCCCTGGTGGGACTGGACATCGGCAGTCACACGATCAAAGCGGTCGAGCTCGAAGGCCAGACCAACAAGAGCTACCGGCTCACCAACTGGGGCATCTCCGCGCCGCTCGCCGAAGCGATCGTCGACGGGGAAATCATGGACCGCCAGATGGTGACCGACGCCATCAGCAATCTGCTCGAGTCGCGCGGCATCAAGTCGCGCAGCGTGGTGGCGGCGGTGAGCGGCCGCGCGGTGATCGTGAAGAAGATCACCATGAACAAGCTCTCGGCCGAGGATGCGCAGCAGGCCGTCTACTGGGAGGCCGAGCAGCACGTCCCCTACGACATCAACGACGTGTCGCTCGACTTCGAGATCCTCGGGCCCTCGCCCGCCGACCCCAAGCAGATGCAGGTGCTGCTGGTCGCCGCCAAGCGGGACATGGTGATGTCGTTCAGCGACCTGATCCGCGAGGCCGGGCTCAACCCGCTGATCGTGGACGTCGACTCGTTCGCAGCGCAGAACGCGCTCGCCAACAACTATGAATTCACGCCCGAAGAGGTGGTCGCGATCCTCAACATCGGATCCGAGATCACCAACATCAACATCACCCAGGGCGGCGTTCCCTACTTCACCAAGGACCTCCAGGTCGGCGGCAACACCTTCATCGAGGCCGCCCAGCGCAAGTTCAACCTCAGCCAGTCCGAGGCCTCGGCCGCGGTGCGCGGCGAGTCCGGCGCCAATCTGGAGATGACGCCGGTGATCGAGCAGAGCTGCGAAGGCCTCGCGACCGCGCTCGAGCGCGCGCAGGCCTACCTGCGCACCGCCGGAGAGGCCGGCGCAATCTCGCGGATCATGTTGTGCGGTGGAGCGGCCCTGACACCGGGGCTGAGCGAATACCTGAATCGCCGCTTCGGCGTGCCGTCCGAAATCGCCAACCCGCTGGCCCGGATCCACTACGACCCGTCGCTGTTCGCGGGGCAGGACGTCATGAAGGTGGCGCCGCTGCTCACGGTCGGGATCGGACTGGGACTGCGCCGCCTGGGAGACAAGAAATGA
- a CDS encoding ABC transporter permease — protein sequence MKSLLIAHNTFREAMRDRLMAGVLVAGALMMLITQAISPLALGEARRLTVDLGLSSISLLGLLVILLVGTSLVAKEIERRTIFNLLSRPIARGVYLVGKWAGLSGALWATTALLTMALCAVLMVRGYGSDVPAVLQAGFFSALELSVVTAIAVLFSALSTPVLSALYTLGVWLVGQWTYDLRGFADRFPAGLKGLIRMVADLAPNLPLFNLRTLAAEGRVAPALHVLTAVGYAALYVACALALASAALERREFK from the coding sequence ATGAAATCGCTCCTGATCGCCCACAACACCTTTCGCGAAGCGATGCGCGACCGCCTGATGGCCGGCGTGCTGGTGGCCGGCGCGCTGATGATGCTGATCACTCAGGCCATCAGTCCGCTCGCGCTCGGCGAAGCCAGGCGTCTGACCGTGGATCTGGGGTTGTCGAGCATTTCCCTCCTCGGTCTGCTCGTGATCCTGCTGGTCGGCACTTCGCTGGTCGCGAAGGAGATCGAGCGCCGCACCATCTTCAACCTGCTGTCGCGTCCGATCGCGCGCGGAGTCTATCTGGTCGGCAAGTGGGCGGGGTTGAGCGGCGCGCTGTGGGCGACCACCGCGCTGCTGACGATGGCGCTGTGCGCGGTGCTGATGGTGCGCGGTTATGGATCCGACGTGCCGGCGGTGCTGCAGGCGGGCTTCTTCTCGGCGCTCGAACTCTCGGTGGTGACCGCGATCGCGGTGCTGTTCTCGGCGCTCTCGACTCCGGTGCTGTCGGCGCTCTACACCCTCGGCGTCTGGCTGGTCGGCCAGTGGACCTACGATCTGCGCGGGTTCGCCGACAGGTTTCCGGCAGGGCTGAAGGGGCTGATCCGGATGGTGGCCGACCTCGCCCCCAACCTGCCGCTCTTCAACCTGCGCACGCTGGCCGCCGAAGGTCGGGTGGCGCCGGCGCTCCACGTGCTGACCGCCGTCGGCTACGCCGCGCTCTACGTCGCCTGCGCGCTGGCGCTCGCTTCGGCGGCGCTCGAGCGGCGCGAGTTCAAATGA
- a CDS encoding ABC transporter ATP-binding protein: MRVLNRLQGKMEGAAVGSSTSNSGLRPVRDREIGHSRVAAPAIRAVGLCKFYRSNWTFKVTRGLESLDLEVERGEVLGLLGPNGAGKTTTLKLLTGLLTPSAGQAWLLGVSIDETACRRSLGFLPEQPYFYDYLGGLEYLELAAGLSGVEPREIRARASHWLDRVGLGARPKLRLRKYSKGMLQRLGLAAALVHEPKLLILDEPMSGLDPLGRRDVRELILEQKARGTTVLFSSHILPDVEALCDRAAIILDGRLRRIAPVGELVDQGVRRVLVRCEPLGIVELPAEWGSRVKREDRGGETELHLGASDDVNRVLDWLIQRGKAVHAVTPERATLEALFLATAAGASDQTDRRSA; this comes from the coding sequence GTGAGAGTCCTGAACCGGCTTCAGGGGAAGATGGAGGGAGCGGCGGTGGGCAGCTCGACCAGCAACAGCGGACTCCGGCCAGTTCGCGACCGGGAGATCGGCCATTCCCGCGTCGCAGCGCCGGCGATCCGGGCGGTCGGGCTGTGCAAGTTCTACCGCAGCAACTGGACCTTCAAGGTCACGCGCGGGCTGGAGAGCCTGGACCTCGAGGTCGAGCGGGGCGAGGTGCTCGGACTGCTGGGGCCCAATGGCGCCGGCAAGACCACCACGCTCAAGCTGCTCACCGGGCTCCTGACACCCAGCGCCGGACAGGCCTGGCTGCTGGGGGTCTCGATCGACGAGACCGCGTGCCGTCGCTCGCTCGGCTTCCTTCCCGAGCAGCCCTATTTCTACGACTACCTCGGCGGGCTCGAGTATCTCGAGCTGGCCGCCGGGCTCTCGGGCGTCGAGCCTCGCGAGATTCGCGCGCGCGCCTCGCACTGGCTGGATCGCGTCGGCCTTGGCGCGCGGCCGAAGCTCAGGCTCCGCAAGTATTCGAAGGGGATGCTGCAGCGGCTCGGTCTCGCCGCGGCGCTGGTCCACGAGCCCAAGCTGCTGATCCTCGACGAGCCAATGAGCGGCCTCGATCCGCTCGGCCGTCGTGATGTGCGCGAGCTGATCCTCGAGCAGAAGGCGCGCGGCACCACGGTGCTGTTCTCCTCCCACATCCTGCCGGACGTGGAAGCGCTGTGCGACCGCGCCGCGATCATCCTCGATGGTCGCCTGCGGCGCATCGCGCCGGTCGGCGAGCTGGTGGACCAGGGCGTGCGCCGCGTCCTCGTGCGCTGCGAGCCGCTCGGCATTGTCGAGCTGCCGGCGGAGTGGGGGAGCCGCGTGAAGCGCGAGGACCGCGGCGGCGAGACCGAGCTGCACCTCGGCGCATCCGACGACGTCAATCGCGTGCTGGACTGGCTGATCCAGCGTGGGAAAGCGGTGCATGCGGTGACCCCCGAGCGCGCCACGCTCGAGGCGCTGTTCCTGGCGACGGCGGCAGGCGCTTCGGACCAGACCGATCGGAGGAGCGCATGA
- a CDS encoding type II secretion system protein — protein sequence MRTQDNRGFTLIELMIVVVIIGILAAIAIPNFISMRHRADEASVKSNMHTMQLIMEDFSVLNDGFYPTSAASTVPDGRTLAQLCPTGTYPLNPFTHAASVVMFNANPTSGHPGELGINPAQISTYQIKGNGPLGDSLNLVLSTGQ from the coding sequence ATGAGAACGCAAGACAATCGGGGCTTCACGCTGATCGAGCTGATGATCGTAGTGGTGATCATCGGGATCCTGGCGGCGATCGCGATCCCCAACTTCATCTCGATGCGGCACCGGGCCGATGAGGCCAGCGTCAAGAGCAACATGCACACGATGCAGTTGATCATGGAAGACTTCTCGGTTCTGAACGACGGCTTCTACCCCACCTCGGCGGCTTCGACGGTCCCCGATGGACGGACCCTCGCTCAACTCTGCCCGACCGGGACCTACCCGCTCAATCCCTTTACCCACGCAGCCTCGGTGGTCATGTTCAACGCCAATCCGACCAGCGGCCACCCCGGGGAGCTGGGCATCAATCCGGCGCAGATCAGCACCTACCAGATCAAGGGCAATGGCCCGCTGGGCGATTCCCTGAACCTGGTCCTCTCCACCGGTCAATAG
- a CDS encoding prepilin-type N-terminal cleavage/methylation domain-containing protein, producing MFRNQKGFTLIELMIVVVIIGILAAIAIPNFIAMQNRAKEGSTKANMHTFQLSAEDWGVQHDGAYADVADSVATLLPSAGANFKNPFDQTVGPNQAWEDLGSTLTANTGPSGIVSYADSSLNTYSIKGYGKSAALTLVLTAGQ from the coding sequence ATGTTCCGGAATCAGAAGGGCTTCACGCTGATCGAGCTGATGATCGTCGTGGTCATCATCGGTATTCTCGCGGCGATCGCGATCCCGAACTTCATCGCGATGCAGAACCGCGCGAAGGAAGGCTCGACCAAGGCCAACATGCACACCTTCCAGCTCTCGGCTGAGGACTGGGGCGTGCAGCACGACGGCGCCTACGCCGACGTGGCGGACAGCGTCGCGACCCTGCTGCCTTCGGCGGGCGCGAACTTCAAGAACCCGTTCGACCAGACCGTCGGCCCCAACCAGGCGTGGGAAGACCTGGGCAGCACGCTGACCGCGAACACCGGTCCTTCGGGCATCGTGTCGTACGCGGACTCGTCGCTGAACACCTACTCGATCAAGGGCTATGGCAAGAGCGCCGCGCTGACCCTGGTGCTCACCGCCGGTCAGTAA
- a CDS encoding sigma-54 dependent transcriptional regulator: protein MAGEKILVVDDEQSMTQYLGIVLRKEGFEVITAGNGREAFERVKNDAPDVVITDIKMPGMDGIQLLQAIKKHEPALPVVIMTAYASQQSAIDAVNMGAFQYMIKNAKNDEIKLVVRNALEMRKVRQENQYLKRELKKGHDEKEIIGSSEEIVRVFRLVEKVADSDATIMIQGESGTGKELIAKEVHYGSRRASGPFVSINCGAIPRDLLESNLFGHVKGSFTGAVRDSAGLFQVAEGGTFFLDEVGEMPLATQVKLLRALQEREIIPVGGTQPVKIDCRLVAATNADLEREVAEGRFRADLFYRLNVIPIKLPSLRQRREDIPLLIEHFLKRHAENGAAKTISKEATEILMKYDWPGNVRELENVIERAVILDESGRLEPEDLPDKIRLGPSQRGSLIIESPTLTLEELEREYILKVLHSTRWQKKKASEILGINASTLYRKLIAYGVEKPGARDPELGMPDGAEGEEHAA, encoded by the coding sequence ATGGCCGGGGAAAAGATCCTGGTGGTGGACGACGAGCAGAGCATGACGCAGTACCTGGGCATCGTGCTCCGCAAGGAAGGCTTCGAGGTGATCACGGCGGGGAACGGCCGCGAGGCGTTCGAGCGCGTGAAGAACGACGCGCCCGACGTGGTCATCACCGACATCAAGATGCCGGGAATGGACGGCATCCAGCTGCTCCAGGCCATCAAGAAGCACGAGCCCGCGCTTCCGGTCGTGATCATGACGGCGTATGCGTCGCAGCAGTCGGCGATCGATGCCGTGAACATGGGCGCGTTCCAGTACATGATCAAGAACGCCAAGAACGACGAGATCAAGCTGGTGGTTCGGAACGCGCTCGAGATGCGCAAGGTCCGGCAGGAGAACCAGTACCTCAAGCGCGAACTCAAGAAGGGTCACGACGAGAAGGAGATCATCGGTTCGTCCGAAGAGATCGTGCGCGTGTTCCGGCTGGTGGAGAAGGTGGCGGACAGCGACGCCACCATCATGATCCAGGGTGAGAGCGGCACCGGCAAGGAGCTGATCGCCAAGGAAGTCCACTACGGCAGCCGCCGGGCCAGTGGTCCGTTCGTGAGCATCAACTGCGGCGCGATTCCGCGCGACCTGCTCGAGAGCAACCTGTTCGGCCACGTGAAGGGATCCTTCACCGGAGCGGTGCGCGATTCGGCGGGACTGTTCCAGGTCGCCGAGGGCGGAACCTTCTTCCTCGACGAGGTGGGGGAGATGCCGCTCGCGACCCAGGTCAAGCTGCTGCGTGCGCTGCAGGAGCGCGAGATCATCCCGGTCGGCGGGACGCAGCCGGTCAAGATCGACTGCCGACTGGTGGCGGCGACCAACGCCGACCTCGAGCGCGAAGTCGCGGAGGGCCGCTTCCGTGCCGACCTCTTCTACCGGCTGAACGTGATCCCGATCAAGCTGCCCTCGCTGCGCCAGCGCCGGGAGGACATTCCATTGCTGATCGAGCACTTCCTCAAGCGGCACGCCGAGAACGGCGCCGCCAAGACCATCAGCAAGGAAGCCACCGAGATTCTCATGAAGTATGACTGGCCGGGCAACGTGCGCGAGCTGGAGAACGTCATCGAACGCGCCGTGATCCTGGACGAGAGCGGAAGGCTCGAGCCCGAGGATCTCCCCGACAAGATCCGACTGGGCCCCAGCCAGCGGGGCAGCCTGATCATCGAATCGCCAACCCTGACGCTCGAGGAGCTGGAGCGCGAGTACATCCTCAAGGTGCTCCACTCGACGCGCTGGCAGAAGAAGAAGGCCAGCGAGATCCTCGGCATCAACGCTTCGACGCTCTACCGCAAGCTGATCGCTTACGGAGTGGAGAAGCCGGGCGCGCGGGATCCCGAGCTCGGGATGCCCGACGGCGCCGAGGGCGAGGAACACGCGGCGTAG